A segment of the Ipomoea triloba cultivar NCNSP0323 chromosome 1, ASM357664v1 genome:
attaactgtttgactcggtcaaacaatcaatataagtgtttgattaattaactcttttgtaacagtttattgttctaaaatactaaaactCAAAAAGCTGCACAAAGTAGCTTTTTCAataagttttttgagaaaatcattttgtatgtaatcaaatatcaactaacaattaatttactaaacatctctctacaatcagctaatgctatcaactagtcaaactcactaatccAATAATTTTCTCATAGGgtgaataattttaaaaacatgaGCCTAACTATATGAGTGATacaaatgtaaatatgtaattgacgggagtttatttttattgtataatGGTCCATATGTCACACGTGGAGAATGTTTGATTCGATTTGGGGTTTGGGAAGTGTACACACTATAAATGGTCTCCGCCGTAACGAGGACGGAGTTGGACTTTCCACAATCTTAatgcttattatattttattagttttatacTATCAAGGTTTTGACTTCTTAGTAGAACCTTTCTATTATCTTTTGAGAGAAAGAGCCAATTCATCCCTAAAttttatgggtcacacttgtgtgaaaccgtctcacggatctttttACGTGAGGCGGGTCGAGTCGGATCAAAAtatcatgcaaatgtcatatttaaaaGTGCAAATggcatacttatatgctcaaatataatactaatcaagaatacaatttttgttatttaataagagtaaaagtattacatttttcataataagtaatgttgacaagtgccccctacttataagggaaaatataatactattgaagaaaaatgtaacatttttaaattgaaatgtaaaagtattgtattttctattataagtaacaaaagttttattcctgattagtattacatttgagcttataagtatgacatttgtgcgtataagtattacattgtcatcttgacccgaccgacccgacccgtctcatggtgagacggttttacacaagttttttgtcaaattttatttaaagaattaattagctctctaaacttttaaaataaatataattaatttcatcaatAAGTTCTTTTGGTGCATCAAGcccaaaaaataattattaacttGTAAATGCATGTCATTAAAGTTTCGATGACATTCTGGCGATGCTCCAAAGACTAACACTAGCGACCGATGACTTCCGAATGATCCCCTTCTCCGAGATGAGAAGATGACTAACACTAAAGTTTCGACGACACTCTGGCGATGCTTCGAGGACTAACACTAGCGACCGGTGGCTTCCGAATGGTCGCTTTCTCTGAGATGAGAAAATGACCAATGATCACCTTCTCCTATCAGAGAAGGCAACCAGTTGGTTGCTTtttactagaaaaaaaaaaagaaaaaagaaaaaaagaaaaaaaggcaaTGAAACTGACCGCCTTCTCTGgcagaagaaaaataaatactaatattatttattaatttatttaaatacattACGCATAGACATTTAGGAGATATGCAGATGCCAAGTAAACTGATTTTAACTAGTTATCTAATCGTAACTTTTAAAAAGGATTTAGTTGCATTATTTTCAAGTTTAAGTGCCTACCCAAtttaagattattattattattattattattgctgctgtcgttgttgttgttgttgttgttttgtaGTTGAGGGAGTTAATTGTATTTTCAAGAATAGTTCAAGAGTTATTTGACTCTtaatcctaataataataaaaagaataataaagatGAAGTTACATTTCTTCCATGTTATTTtgagatttaatttattttggaatatttaattacataaaataaaaccaaacaTCATTATGAATACActcatatataatatgaaatttgttattttcattataaatttatatccTAAAGTCTATTGTGACAATGTACTTTTTATATTGACTTACTACTCATGAATATATTAGTCATCTCCCAAACAAGTTACGTTAAAAATGaatctatttaattaataattaaatacatttaATTGACTAAGGTAGTGTAGCTGATGGGGATATATCAGAGTGGGCCAAGCCCATGAGGTATGAGGCTAGGTAAAGTAGGCATGGGTGTTGATCTAACCCATCCATGGGGTGCCGGTATGCGAAATGTAGCATGCAGGGGCATATGGCGACTAGGGTGTGGTCGTATGGCGCCTGGGGTGTATGACGGTTAGGTAAGGTGGGGGATATGACTGTTGGATAAGGTTAGGGTATGGTGATTGGATTAGATAGGGGGTATGATGGTTGGATAAGGTGGGGGGTATGTGATGTGTAGTATTTTGCGGTGAGTGGATGTGAAGggtggaagtggtaaaacgaagagtcaagactccccgagtgtcgtgtctctcaaggatggcgaatgggaaccgaatatgtgttggcatttatgaggttgaaaggtaagagttgcaagaatcgtaaggagaggttttgttcatggttggtttgaagggtttgaaggtaaaataagatagaaaatacaaaagggaaaagaaagGGATGCATGCCAAtgctaagccaaaggattgattatcgtaggtatcttggaattgggtttcgggattgaactagggagtcacggtataggtaccgagtggcgtcacactcagactctcaatcctcattcggttgagacattttatcgaacacctagcctaccacttGACAAGCTGTGAGTATGTGGTGAGGTGGATGTGTGATATggaggtgttaaaacgaagagtcatgaactccccgagtgttgtgtccctcgcggatggcaaattggagaatatacgggtTTCCTATCTTGAGTTGTTTGGATAACACGAAAGTTGAACATTTAGAGATTGGTGAAAGGAAATAGTGAGGGTGTAAAGGTTGATAAGATTTAAGGTAAGTAAATgtaagtaaatgtaaataaaatcgGATGGGGGCTAGAATATCAAGGAGATTGGTTTGAAACGCACGATAGAGGTTCGATTTCCATTGAGGcatggttgaaggagcttggaacattgtcctgagtggcgtcacactcaagctcccaatcctcagtcggttggggaattttgtcaaacactttgtctacaagttccctccggatctcatcttctcaaattgagagcgggagatgtgggtagtgggctacatctctttgcgatatctcgccaatgagatgatcctatactcttgaagagatcgggaccctcgatctaacaagatcatacaaaacatacacataCTAACTTAGATTCACCAACTAAACCCCAAAGGTTATCAAAGATTCAACAAGAGAAGAGATGCTCATAAGGACTCAAGATCCCACATACTAACTCAAATTCACCCACATGAATCACCCaccaacagtgttcatctcacaaAACGAACACAAAGCATACTCAGGATAGAAATCAAAGAATGAACCAATGATACAACTCAAGAGATCAAGATAATGTCCAAAGATCAGGGATAAATACTCAAAGATcaaggtggaatactcaacaagATGCTCAGTACACATTCCAGAATAAAAAGGGAAACAACAGAGCTAACAAACCCCAAAAAGACTCACTGGAACAGAACCGGGAGCACTCTTGCAGAACATGCGAACGGAGCAGAATGCACCGCCACACTTTCCCGTCTCCTTCTCACGGAAAGACTCGGCAGAACACGCCATTCCGCCCTACCCTTCCGCATGAGAAAACGGAACCTTCCAGCGGAGTTCACCCCTCCGTCACTCCACCCCTCACAAACACGCACGAAACACTTGGACATGACACATTATACCGTCCAAGTACACTGCAAGTGCAACCCAACACAGATTACAGACCCGAAGCAGAAATACACCAAactcattccagaatacaaatcatgctcagaataatactcagattacacatctcagaagccaataaatcatggaatccataacaagaattGCTCATACACATCTAGATACAAAGGATGATCAACACAAGTTCAACAATCCACAAATCAAGGTTCACAGGCCATCAACAAGGCTATAATCCAAGAAATTACATGAttccaacaccaaatcatatgCATATAGATCAAGAGtagtgtaaaaataggttttagtggacatgatggttacctcttgaagcgtaTTAATCCAATAGCAATCACCAAACTTAGGCTCATCCCATAAGCTAGGTCCATAATCATGAACCTGAGAATTGATATAATCTAATATGATCACTAACTACTACCAAAATAAGGATATTGATATTCCTAATTGACCTATCATAGTCTTTACCCGGAGTCGATAACTAATCTCTAGTTGAACCATAATTATACCTAGACATGACCTATCATAGTCTTTACCCGGAGTCCATAACTAATCTCTAGTTGAACCATAATTATACCTGATAAGGGTCATGAGTACACTATCATTCATCACAATGATTAAACACTATTAGGGATGGGATTAACAACAAGGAATAATGCCTAAAATCACATACCATTCTGTACGGATTACTACAATCAAAGCTTAAATAAGGGATTTACCTCAAAAATCAACATGCAAATCCCAGCAAGGACTCAAACCCCTGCCCTCCAAGTCAACACGCCAAAGCCCTACCATCACACCACCTCATCTCCTTCTGCTAAGCCCTGCAACCACCGAACTACCACCTTCTTATGATGTACCGGCCACCATCAACGGAAATGGGAGTGAGAGAGGACGTGCCGTCGCTGCTGCTAGTTCGTCGACCATCACTTCTCAGCTGCTGCCCAGAAACGTCGCACGGAGAGAGAGACCAAGGCCACCGGGGTTGCAGTCGTTGGACGAACGGAGGAGTTCACACCGCCGAAGCTGCACCGTTGCCACAATCCGCCGCTGAACTCATTGTTCTTTCGTCGACGGGGAAGGAGGATCGCCACAGCTGCTGCATGGAGAACGTTGGAGGAGGATAAAATCCGCCGCCGCTACACAGGAGGGAAAAAGCCCAAGCTTCGACGAGAAAGAATAAAGGAAGGCGGAGGGGCCATTCACGCCACCGCCGATGTCGGGTCGCCGCTGAACCATGCCGCTGTCTTGCACCGCCCTACCTCCCCCCGCTGAACTGTCGTACGTCACTGGAAACAGGGGAGAAGGCACCACCGCCTTACGCGGCTCATAGGTGCCCGCCACCTTCACCATCGCTACGTCGATCGCCGAAGGTAAGAACAGGGGAACGTTGCTGTTGCTTCGTCACGGAGAGGGAGGTCGCCATTGCCAAGCTTCGACGGAGTCCACACGCCGCCGATCACCCACACCAGCTACTACCGCCGCAAGCCACCGCCGGAAAACCATGGTTATAGCTTGATGCTTGCTGGCCATTTGTCAAGAAAGAAAGACGGAAGCAGAGAAGGGAAATGTGAAACAGAGAAAGGTTTCGGCTGCTGATGTCTGAAAGGGGAAGGCTCATGAATTATATTCCATTTAGGGTAGGTTTCCAAAATGGGCTATGGCTATTTATAGAAAAACTACATCATTGGGCTATATAGACTTAGTTACAATATAATCATAATTGATCTTAGGGTAATTTATTGGGCCCATGGccctaaaataaaaatgatatagtATGGGCTTAGAATATTTAAGTGCTCAAatactaatttataaaaatagttttgtcTAAAGCCcatagtaaaataagtatatcTATAATCATTATACTACCATaatcaataataagaaaataggcatttattttaaatatttatatttaaaatagtgGTAGGAAAAAACTCAATTgcaaaatgaaaacaatatcAAGCTAATAGAACATCAAACATAGTCTAGAGTAAAGCATATTAAAacatcaaatgaaaaaaaatagaaatctaagaattaaaagtgcaagtaatgaaaatgtctaaattaaaagtaattaacTAGAAAGCATGTAAAGtgcaagaaaataaagaaatgtaaggcAGAACCCTACGCATatggaacctaatgttttagtaggacacataaCAAATCAAACATCAacaattgtttttctttttcaaatctcttttttttctGTTGCCTTGGAGTAGTGAAATCCTTCATTGACCGCCAAATGAGAGTGGATGGAAGTGGCTAGCCAATTGAGCTTATAGATCTTCAACCATTTTGGAATTTCTCTCTACGGCTTCCCTTGTGCGCATGATTTGCTCATCTTGCCTCTCATTGTATGAATATAAGGACGTCATTTGCTCCTCTTGCCTTGCACTATGGGATTGTAGAAATGCCATATGATACCCCGGATTTAAATCATGCCTCGAACGATGGGATTTAAATGTtaagaaatgttttttttttcacttcaagtatcaatgaatattttattatcaCGATTAATGTAAAATACAAATGAAGATCCCATGCATACAAAGAGATAAAAGCTTAACATTCAAACTAAAGTACTAACCTCAACAAAATTCTTTGGACATATTAATGTTGCCCACAAAAAGCTCAACTATTACTCATTAGAAAATGGGCTTTCATCCTCCCCTACCACTGTCAACTTCCCCATCTTGTAGCAACCTTCCAATTAAGACCATCATATATCTACTAAATCAACCttcaaaatctttaaatttgcCAAAACAACTTAATTGTCTCTACAAAATAAGACCAACATCCCAAGTTCTGCCACCATGCATCCTCTCACCAACGCCACCACAAGTCCAGcttgaaaaagaacaaaaaacaaaatgattAAAACATCTTGCAATACAAGATGGAAAACCCAATCTATGACTAGACGACAACCAAAGAACTAGGTGGCGCTTGGTTGAGAATTTATGTACCCtactaatttaaatttttttttcatcactttctttaatttagacttattacatttattattgaccaattaaaatatgaattagcTAGGCCGGACCAACAATAAAACTTTGGCCCTGCCCACAACCCAAAAgaacttatttttgtttttcaattacttttgttcatatttattacatttatcgATTTTTGGTGCCTCAGTAGgttaagaaaataattatgaacagatactgtattataacaaaatcaatagtactcaaaaataaatatctaattaaatATGAGTCATGTTGGGCTAAATCACACAATAAAAATATTGGTCCGACCTTGCTCacatctaaaaataataaatttttttgagaaaaggggTGAAATAGGCCATAAACTTTACactaaaaatcaatataattagacccctaaacttttaaaagggtaaattaaactttcaaacatgtcaaattgagacAATGAAGCCTCAAAACAGGTAAATGACCCGTTATTACAGGTTTTTTGTATCAGTCCAGTGATCGGTGATAACTTCTGGCATCCAGCTACCATTTCCGGTGGTCGCCTTCTCCTGGGAAAAGGCGACATTGTGGTCGCCTTCTTCGGCAAATCGTCTTCTCCTGGGAGAAGGCGACattttggtcgccttctctggcGACTCACCGGAGAAGGCGTACTGGTGCGTTTTTCGGTTATTTTTTACCGGTTATGTATTTgactcaatttgacatgtttgagggtttaattgaccattttaaaagtttaaggtcCTAATTGAGTTTTTGTGTAAAGTTTATGGGCTTATTTgactctttttccttttttcttttcttgaatttctttagttcataagcattatatttataaatttatgtatttatttttattataataaattataagttaaaatttatatactccgtacatttttattataattattattaatctttataactattataattttattttaatataaataataattattttcattattataataattaatattttattaaaaaataactctGTAATTCATGGTGTTTTTTCACTTTGTAAACACCTACTTACATTtgagtataaatatatttttcactTTGTAAACAATAGTGaagaaatgtaaaatatttttaaatagaaGGTTTGATATTTAGAAATAAGTAAAGCATAgtacaaaaatcattaaaaattagattataaaatttcattttttaaaagaaatttattttattttattttttgtaaaggGTTCAAGTAGGCCGAATTTGCAATATCGAAATCCAAAAATAGGTTCCAAAATTTGAAACACTGGTATTCTGCCAATGCCATGCATTCAGGACTTCTGGTGTGTCTGATAAGTACATGTTCTTATCAATTTCTTCACACAAACTTGTGATATAAGTCAAGGAGCTTATTCATACAACACTTTACTCTTCTAAAATAATAGAGAGGTACTGTACTTCACTTGCATTTTGGCTACACATAGATAGGTAGGCAGATTAGAGAGAGGTTGCTTTTCAGTTCTTAAAATCTAGCTAAGCTAGGCTTTGTGGTCACTCTctctttattaaattaaattaaatttaatttaatttaataataaactctATTCTAATTCTAAAGTAAGCTTTTTCCAAAGTTCCCCTTTCTGCTAGTTGTTTCTCTTCACTTTTTCCATCATTTTCCCACTGTTTACCTTGGATTCGatccaagaaaataaaaagggtCAATATCTCAAGTATTGATCAAGACTCTTTGTTTTTTTCAGTAgggttttcttcattttttttactgTGACTTTCTCATTTCCTATATATGATTGATTACTGAGGATCAAagatcccttttttttttttttttggtttgaagtTTGGCTCTGCTGTATTGGGTTTGATGATTTAGGATTTTAGGTTGTTTGCATTTGTTATCAAATGAAAGGTTgttatgtaaattgtaattacATTCATCTCATATATTCTCTGTTAATGGTGTCTGTCCATATGTttcagtacatatatatatacaggaaATGTGTAATTGTTTAAGTATACATATTAGCATATATTGACAGCTGACATGGAGGAATCTTGAATGttcctttactttttttttttcccttttaagCTGTCTGATCATCATTTTttgttgcttttcttttttaatttttaatatttcatatttcGTATACTATGCCCTTGCTTTGAATGTgttgttctttttcctcattTTGTTTTCATAGAAAAAAGTGTTTGTTCTACTTCATAGTATTCTTGTTTTTGAGTGTACGATGATGCCTTGTTATGCTTGCTCAGATCGGTTTTATTCGGTTTCTTCCTCTATTAGTCCTATCGAATCTGCTGTTTAAAGGTTTCCATGTGTGAAATTGTTGATCTTTTTACTTTGTATAACATAACCCGAGGTTTTTCAACCCATTTTACTGTTTTTGTTCTATGAAGGTGAGAGCAGGAGAGGATCCTTTAGCCTATTTACAATAATGTCACTTAGTAAAGATCTTATCGTCCTCATATTACAGTTTTGCAATGAGGAGAACTTGCTGAAAACTGCTCATATGTGAGATTCAATATAATTTTGccatttttatttcaaatttcgtAATTCAATCGAGTCAACTCCGATTTTGCCTTACAATTCTTGGTTAGGTTGGAGCAGGAAACTGGAATTTTCTTTGATATGAAACATTTTGAGGACATAATTCTCGGGGGATTCTGGGAAGAAGCTGAGAAATACCTTTCTAGTTTTACCGGGGTTGAAGACAACAAATATtcaatcaaaatctattttgagATTAGGAAGCAAAAGTTCCTCGAGGCGCTGGACAGGTATGCTATGCTTGTAGGTTTGTGCTTTCATATAGTAGACAGTAAATTCGGTTAAAAGaattgctaaaaaaaaatttcaattggaTTATAGAGATGATCGCAGGTTAGCATTAGATATCCTTTTGAAGGATCTTAAAGTGTTTGCTGCTACAAATGAAGAGCTATACAGAGAGATGGCATTGCTTTTAACCCTTGATGACTTCAGGTTAAGATAAGCATGAAGTATTTGTAAGCATTTTTAGGGTTTTGATCGAAATCAATCGTGTTTGTCTGATGTGAAGAAATCTATGTAAGCAGAGACCATTCGTCGCTATCCTCGTATGGGGATACTATGTCTGCTAGAAAATGTTTGGTGATTGAACTGAAAGCCATTATTGAAGCGAATCCCCAGTTCCATGGAAGGCTAAACTTTCCTCAACTCGGTAAATCAAGATTAAGGCGGCTTGTCAATCAGAGGTAGTTTAGTGTATGTTTTTCAGTTGGTTCTCGTCTTCAACTGTAAAGTATGCATAATATCGAGTTACTGTCTGTTTTTCTATTTCCATTGTCAAAATTACAGCTTGAATTGGCAGCATATTCATTGTGCAAATCCTCAACAGGAGCCACAGATCAAAACCTTATTCACAGATCATAAGTGTCCCGAGCCTGATCAGTCAAGCAAGGAGTTTCAAATGGTAAAAGTGATTGTTGTTTTGTAATTTTCTTCATGCCCCGTCGTTTAGACACATCTTTGATGTTGCATATTCTTTTCTCCAGCCGCGAAAAACGATTTCAATTTCAACCCCGCCTTTCCCTTGTGCTGCCATTATAAGTGACCGCACAACTTCAGATCAAGTGGTTAGAGATGAAACTCTTACAAGATTTGGTATGGTTAAAGTTCGGTCTAGTGCTTTTCATAGATACCCTGATGTTCTACGGTTCAATTGACGGTTTCCATGTCAACTGCCAATTCTTAGGTTCAACGTTCGAGGATGTCAATGATTCGGGAAGTGTCATCACTATAACCTCTACTGAGGCATTCAATGAGGTAATACTATGCATAACTATATTACTTATATTCCAATTTCATTATCTTAACCGAATTTTTTCATCATCGATTTCACATTTAAGTTATTTATCACCCAATTAATTATGTGTTCTTGCACTTAAACAGAAGGTTTCACCTTGTCCTCCTAGTCAGTGTCTGTCTGATAACTTTCCCAAGGATGTAGAACGCTTTTTAAATCTGGGATCCTCTCCAACGAGCATGGACTTTCACCCTATTCAACAGATTCTCCTACTAGGTTTCTTATATGTAAATCTGATTTCTTTGGTGCAAAGTTCTCGATCCTGAAAAACTCGTCACTAATAGCAATCTAATTGTTCAGTTGGGAACAGTGTTGGAGACGTGGAATTGTGGGATGTCGGTGCAGTAAAGAAGctattttggagaaaatttaCAGTTTGGAAGACAGAGACCGTCTCAGCATCGTTTCTGGTACACCCATTTTAACCGAGCATTAATTGTTAaaagttttttcttcttttagaaTATGGTGTGATTGTAAGAACTAAGAAGTACCCATACTCGTTCAGGAAGATATAAACAAAAACCCGCATATCTCAGTTAATCGTGTACTGTGGAGCTCAGATGGTTCATTATTTGGTACGTTTTTGCTCTGACTGAACTTTCATTAAGTTACACATACAAGAATCATATTTGAATCGTGAATTTACTATGTATAGGAGCTGCATATTCGAGAAACATTGTACAACTATATTCTTACCATGGCGGTAGCAATTCCATCAGAAAGCAACTAGAggtagtcattttttttttcctcatcaCGGTTCTGTTTTGTTTCAAGTGCTGACTATTATTTCCCAGATCGAGGCTCATGCTGGCAGTGTAAATGATCTTGCGTTCTCTAAGCCGTATAATCAACTTCTTGTCATAACATGTGGCGATGACAAGTTAATTCAGGTAAATTTACTCTCTCTTGTTTTTTAATTGCTGTAGATATCAACTAAGGTTAAAGTTTGAAATAAAGATGCCGAGAATTGAATCAACATATACTTGACTATTCTTTATTCGAGGTATGGGATGCTGTAACCGGTGCTAGACGATATACTTTTGAAGGACATCAAGCCGCTGTCTACTCCTTGTGCCCTCGTGAGAAGGAAAAGATTCATGTAAATTAGCTGATTCCATAATTTCACAGCTCGATTTTTATGTTATGGTCATGTGATCCTTCTAACCGTTGTGCCACAGTTTCTATTTTCAACATCGAATAATGGCGAAATAAAAGCTTGGTTGTTTGATAACATGGGGCCGAGGGTTCAATATGATGCTCCTGGCCATTCGTGTATGAGAATGGTATACAGTGCTGATGGAAAAAGGTGATTGGTAAAATTATTGAACTGTTTCGTTTACTTTATTCTGTGAAGCCAAACTGAGCTTAAAAGCTTGTAGGCTCTTCTCGTGTGGAACAAATAAAGATGGAGACTCGTACATTGTGGAGTGGAATGAAACCGAAGGCTATATTACAAGGGTGTACAGTGGCCTTTCCAAATGCTTTTCGGGCATTTTGCAATTCGATATTAGCAGCAATGGATTACTGGCTGCTGGAGATGACCATTTAATCAAAGTTTGGAATGCTGATAATGATCAAATTCTGACAGTGATCGATGCTGGTGGAGACTTAACCGTATGTATTCAATTCTGGCTCTGATAGATCAAGCATTTACCACCAAAAGTTAAATATAGCTTGTAGCGAAGGcgcatctttattttcttataaagtcacattttcgagaggcatgGTGCTGGAATTGACCTTTTATGTTCATATCCAGGGAAGCCCCTGCATTCGCTTCAACAAGAAAGGCAATATGTTGGCCATTTCTGCAGATCACAACAAGATCAAGATCTTGGTAAATGAGTATGGACGAAATTTGCTTCAAACTTCTTCTGGGCATCTATCAGAATCTACTCAAAAGGTACTCATAATCCACTTCTTCTAATTCTTTCACTTGTTTCATCTGGAG
Coding sequences within it:
- the LOC116031717 gene encoding protein TOPLESS-like isoform X4; the protein is MKHFEDIILGGFWEEAEKYLSSFTGVEDNKYSIKIYFEIRKQKFLEALDRDDRRLALDILLKDLKVFAATNEELYREMALLLTLDDFRDHSSLSSYGDTMSARKCLVIELKAIIEANPQFHGRLNFPQLGKSRLRRLVNQSLNWQHIHCANPQQEPQIKTLFTDHKCPEPDQSSKEFQMPRKTISISTPPFPCAAIISDRTTSDQVVRDETLTRFGSTFEDVNDSGSVITITSTEAFNEKVSPCPPSQCLSDNFPKDVERFLNLGSSPTSMDFHPIQQILLLVGNSVGDVELWDVGAVKKLFWRKFTVWKTETVSASFLEDINKNPHISVNRVLWSSDGSLFGAAYSRNIVQLYSYHGGSNSIRKQLEIEAHAGSVNDLAFSKPYNQLLVITCGDDKLIQVWDAVTGARRYTFEGHQAAVYSLCPREKEKIHFLFSTSNNGEIKAWLFDNMGPRVQYDAPGHSCMRMVYSADGKRLFSCGTNKDGDSYIVEWNETEGYITRVYSGLSKCFSGILQFDISSNGLLAAGDDHLIKVWNADNDQILTVIDAGGDLTGSPCIRFNKKGNMLAISADHNKIKILVNEYGRNLLQTSSGHLSESTQKAKLNESPHEKITDIPVVVEPGVHVEPSSILGALNISKVVEVSQCKSLRLPSEVKTDRIWRLTYTSSGNAIMALAADGVHLVWKWSKNDINLGGQATTKCVPEKQPRSGLLMVNSSPPSSNSDMVSPCLALSKNDSYAISASGGMVSLFNVIAFKKMKSFMPPAPAATCIAFYPSDNNIIAVGLEDSTIIIYNVRLDEVVSKLEGHLKGISCIAFSNALNVLISSGIDAQIVVWDCNKWEKQRSAVLQISPDWSPTELSETIIQFHQDQKRFLAVHETQLSIYEACTLHCVKQWTMRNFCTRICHATFSCNNQFVYAVMRDGIVLILDASHLCPRFEIDPSTYIPSDIRWNGVPLVIAAHPGKPNQFALGLSDGGVLVVEPQKSEDEWVDDNTEITAKL